The Bifidobacterium asteroides genomic interval TGCCACGATCCTCGATGCGCGGCCCCCAGACCTGCTCCTCCCAGTCGCCCAGCTGCTTGGCCCTGCGCTCCAGGCTGGCCTCGGCGGCCTGCCGGTCCTGGGCGCTCAGGTCGTGGGCGTAGACGCAATCCCAGCTTCCATCCTGCCAGCGGTAGTAGCGGGTGCCGCTGGTGGGCATCAGATGCAGTTGGCCGAAACGGGTATCGTCAGGCAGGGCATCCAGCACCTGGTCGCGGAACTGGCTGAACCGCCCGCCAGAGACGATGGCTACGGGCCGAAGCCGGGTCAGGGCGGCGAAATGAACGGCCATGGTCTGGTCCATGCGGGTCTTGGACAGCGCCAGGGTATTGTCCAGATCGAAGGCCAGCACCCGTGCCCGTGCGCAGATGGACCCTATGTCTTGGCTGCCCCACCAGGCCACGTTCACCGCACCGTCCTCCGCCATGATTGCTCCCATCCGCTTGTCGATCATCGCTCCATGCTACAAGACACCCTGAATCGAAACTGCCACTGGATTGAGGGGCTATGGTGAGTGTCATGATCAACGATCAGCCGCCTTGGTCCCGCAGCGTCTACCGGGACAGTCATGGCCGGGGGATTCGTCGGCCCACCTTCGGCACCCGCCTGCCCCGCTATCGCACCAGATGCGGGATCTTCGACGACCTGACCGCGGCCCAGATCCGGCGTCTGGGAGCCGGCTGGCCCCAGCTGGTCAAACCCGTCCAATTCGCAGTCGAGGATGTG includes:
- a CDS encoding HAD-IIB family hydrolase codes for the protein MIDKRMGAIMAEDGAVNVAWWGSQDIGSICARARVLAFDLDNTLALSKTRMDQTMAVHFAALTRLRPVAIVSGGRFSQFRDQVLDALPDDTRFGQLHLMPTSGTRYYRWQDGSWDCVYAHDLSAQDRQAAEASLERRAKQLGDWEEQVWGPRIEDRGSQITFSALGQQAPVEAKEAWDPDNSRKDALARAVAADLPNLQVRSGGSTSVDISAKGIDKAYAVTSLARILGVDVGDIAFVGDRMDPDGNDYPAALAGAMALRVHNPADALDLIQAMEADLV